The following nucleotide sequence is from Solanum dulcamara chromosome 7, daSolDulc1.2, whole genome shotgun sequence.
GTTGCTGACGACCTATGTAGGTTGTAGCAGAATTATGCACTGTCCAGCAAATCACCCAATTCCTCTGACTTGCAGTCACATAGTGCCcgagattttcttcaagtagatGATTGATTCTTTCAGTCTATCCATTAGTTTGTGAGTAGTTTGCCGTTGAGAACTTCAAATCAATACCCATTGTTTTGAACAAAGTAGTCTAAAATTGGCCAGTAAACCTATCAACATAATCACTCATATTATCCAATggaacaccaaaattcttcacaATATTCTTATAGAATAGCTCAATAGTTATTTCAGAAAAACACAAAGTAGCGGTAACAATAAAGATACCGTATTTTGAGAATCTGTCAAATACAACCATGATTGATGCTTTGTCATTCACTCTTGGAAATCCAGTAATGAAATCCATTAAAACAGAAGCCCACGAACGCTCCGCAATAGGTAGAGGCTGAAGTAACCCAGCTTCCTTTCTTCTTTCTGTCTTTTCTAGTTGACACACTAGACATGATTTCACATAGGCCTCAATGTCATCTTCCATTTATGGCCAGAAATAATTTTGCGACATTAATGCCATCATCCTTTCAACACCTGGATGACTAGCAATCCAGCATAAACAGTATCAAGTGTCTCTTTTAGGAGTTTTTTTCACAACCTATCACCTTGAAGAACAATGATTCTCCCCCCTTTGAAATAGAGCAGATCGTCCTCGATCCAATACTGTCTAACTATACCCTTCTTCACTTGATCCATTAACTTAACATATAATGAATCATATGTAGCACTAACTTTGATCTTATCATGAAAATCAGATTCAAGTCTAGTAATTGCATAAACAGCAACAAATACCTCTTTGCGACTTAGTGCATCAGCCACTTAGTTTTGCTTGCCTAGTTTATGTACCCACACGAAGTCATAtttagataatatcctttaccATCTAGCTTTCCTCGAACTCAGTTTCTATTGAATTTTGAAGTATTTATTAGCCACATTGTCTACCTTAACAACAAACTTCATTCCAAGTAGATACACCCTTTCAATTTGAAGACAATGGAGTACTGCCACCATCTCCTTCTCATGAGCAAAATACCTTTGCTCTGTAAGATTTAATTTTCTGCTTTCAAATGCAACAGGATGTTTACCTTGCTCCAGCATGCCGCTAACAGCATAATCAGAGGCGTTAGTATGTACCTCAAAAGAAAGATCAAAGTCAGGCAGCCGCAATATTGGTTCAGATGCAATAACCttctttaataaattaaaagccTTCTCTCTTGATTCTGACCAAGCCCatttcacattcttctttagcAAATTCGTCAATAGAGCAGCCTTATTTGAATAGCCTACTATGAACTTCTACAATAGTTTGCAAGTCCTAAAAATGATCTCAGTTCTTTAACCCCATTGGGTGCTTGCCATTCTACAATTGCTTGCACTTTTTTTTGGGTCCATGCGCACTTGGTTTTCGCTTACCAAATAGCCCAGAAACTTTATTTCGCGACTAGCAAACTCACATTTTTCCATTTTGACATAGAGTTGGTATTCTCTAAGTCGTTGCATCACCTTTCTTAAATGCAGCAGATGATCTTCTAGAGTCGTATTATATATGACTATATCATCTAAGTAGACTACTACAAAGTCATCAAGATACTCATAAAGTACATTGTTCATTAAGTTGCAGAAAGTAGTTGGGGCATCATTCAGCCCAAACAGCATTACAAGAAATTCATAGCGACCATATCTAGTGACACAAGTGGTCTTTGGGGCATCCCCTTCAACAATACGCACTTGCCAATAGCTAGACCTCAAATCtaacttagaaaaaaaactaGCCTTAGACAACCTATCAGGTAGATCTTGAATCAGCAGCACTAAATACTTATTTTTCACAATCACTTTATTCAATgccctgtaatcaacacacatcctaaGACTGCCATCTTGCTTCTTTTGGAACAGGATAAGCACACCAAATGGTGCCTTTGAAGGCTGAATCATTCCAGCATCAAGCAACTCAGACAATTGCTTGCGAAGTTCAACCAACTCCAATGGGAACATGCGATAAGGAGGTCGTGCCAGTGGCACTGATTCAGGAATTAGTTCAATCCTGTGATCAATTTTCCTCCTTAGAGGAAACTCTTTAGGcagttttggaggcattacatCCTTATATTCAGTCAGAAACTTAGAGCATCTGGAACTTCAATCTGCACATCTGGCTTCACTTCAACCAAGGCAACAAGATAAGCCGGTTCACCCTTCTTCAATCCCTTCTCAAAAGTCATAGCAGACAGTAGTGCAACAATTCCAGTATTCTTCTTACTTCCCTTATCAAAAAGGTGGATTTCCTTCATAAATCCAGGATCCTTCTCACCCATAAACATCAGACCATCTAAATCAGCAATAGGATCAACTTTGAACTTCCTTATAAAGTCGATTTCCAAAAACATGTTGAAATCATCAAGTGGTACAACAGTCAGATTATGCACACCAAACCAATGCTCTATTGTTAGAGGCATGTCAAGAGCCATGCCATAGCCTGGTTGTGCGGCAGAATTGGCTGCTTTCATCCTTGTTGCACAATCAGTCACATTTAAACCATATTCTTTGATAATCTTCGAGGCAACAAAAGTATGAGTAGCACTAGTAGCCACCATCGTAATTACACTCTTTTACCCAATATTCATGTTAGTGTACATTAGAGTTCCATAGGCATCTGATAAATTATCCACCATTTCAGCAGCATTTATGTAGGCAACATCAGCAGTAATATCTTCATTTGTGTCTATTTTACTAACACTAGACAAAGTGTTTAGCAAATGCACAAGATTGACATTAGCAGCAATTTCCTTGCCCTTTTCTTATTTCTTCTCTTTGGCCAGTAAAGCATTTATCTTGCCCTGCTTAGGACAGTTCCTTGCTTGATAGCCTGATTTTTGACAAGTCCAGCAAACCTTTTCACCAGTGGGCTTGCTTTGACTGGACGACGCAACATCTATCTTCCtctttcctttttcattttcttcttgccTTCGGTTGTCTTTCTTCCCGTCTTTATCCTTCTCCTTCCTCTTAGTCTTGGACGAAATAGTTGGGTTAGTAGTGGTACTATTAGATTGAAAATCAATTAAGGCATCCGCTACAGCAATTGCACTTGGCAGATTTGGGACTTTCTGCCTGCGCAATTCATTTTGTGCCCACCCCTGTATGCCAGAAATGAAATTGTGCAATTTATCTTCATCGAGCATATTCTGAATATCCAATAACAATGATGAAAATTCCTTCACATACTCCCAAATAGATCCCACTTATTTCAAACATTTCAACTTGTCCCTAGCAACCCAAGAAGAGTTACTTGGCAGGAATTTTTCAGGAAGTGCATCCCTGATTTTTTCCCACGTATCAACCTTGGGCCTGTTTGCACTCTCATCATCAGCATTCTTCATCCGCCACTAGAGAATGGCATCACCACAAAAGTAACGAACTGCAATAGTAAACTTATCATTTGCAGGGACATAAGCACTAGTAAAGTAATGCTTCAGATCCCCAAGAAAGTTTCCAATTTTTTGGAACCAaaaacactatcaaacgacttaGGTTTAAGAACTTTGATCTTGGCATGTTCTTCGCCTCCTCTGGGCATATTTGCAACATCTAGATGAAAAACTGTCATCTCCGTCTTCAGATCTCCGTTTTCCTTCTTAAGGCCCTCATGAAAAGCCTGCAACTCGGAAAACTGGCCATCAAAATTCCCACAATAAGTCTGCATCACTGCATTGATGCCTTAAATCTGTGTCAGAACATCAACCGTGCCTTCATAGCTTGCTGTCATGCCCAGAATGTCCTCCAATCGTGAAACCTTTTTCCGTAAGTCATTGTAACTATTTTCGTTAGCCATTGTTAGTGTCGAAACCTTTtcctctgataccaattgtaaGGGGGTCAACTCACGATGATCTAACCCACTTCAATAGCCTAACACTTTAGATTCAACCTTTATTTCTTTTACCTCAATCTCATTTCACACTTAGACAATGCTTACAAATATATAAACACACTAGCACATATAGGAACGAGTCCCAACTTTATATTAAACTCGTGCCACAAAGAAGTCCACAAAATCAGCCTTACAAAAATCTGACACAATGACTCTCTGCCTGTGACTGGTCTACCTATGCCAATAAATAGGTCGCAGCACCCAGTCACATGTCAGTCATATGCCTTACAAAGTCAGTTGACATCCCCAACTGATAGGCCAATTCAAAATTCGAAATAAACAAGTTTATCCAAAATGCTGACAAGTCCAAAACAGCTAGAAACTGCCCAACCGCGCAACTACCTACGCATGTGCGAGGCACACGCGGGCAACCTTCAATTCTGGCACCAAAATCATTCTCTGACCGCCTAAACTCGTGCCTACCCACGTGCCTGCACTGTGCCTAGGTCCTGCCTCGCACAGTTTGCCGTTGTGGTCCAGTCTCCTCAGCCTTTGCCCCTTCATCTAACTCTTAGCCCATGAACTTGTTTAACCACGATCTTGCCACGACCATAGCCTTGCCATGCCTTAGTTTTCCCAGCCCTTGTCATACCTTAGCCACGTTTTACCTTGCATGTCTTAGCCACGGCATTGCCAAAGTCTTGTCAATTGAACTTAATCTTGACTAATTGCATTGGACCTTGACTAGGTTCATCATGTAAATCTCTAGCCATGTCTGAGCCACTCGAACAATCAAGCTGAGGGTCTAACACATATCATAAACACTAATGTGAGTGTTGACGATCATACATAATTTTACGCTATATATTCCTTTTCATATACTAAAACATTAGCAATTTATCATACTGTGTTTATAAGTTACAAAACATTTAACATTATGGTTTACAATAATATCTCATTGAGACTTATCATATAATATCTAAAACAATAATGTGTAAACCcttgtgaaaaataaaattcattaatGTATATTAGAAACACATAATTGACTTACtgtatatctttaatttattctttaaatgtcTTTAGTTGCAAATTTTTATTAATAGATCTACAATCATAAAATCATTATAGTTAACACCCTTTATTTTTGAATCTTCTCTTTGAtgacaaaatattttcatttaatatttttgatacCATTAGATTATTTGTCATTCTTAAAATAGAACTCATAAGTTTCAAAGCCTTGTTAATGATGTCGACAACACCATAATATGTACTTTCTTCCTTATTATTCTTGTGAAGCTAGTTTTTGATGTTGGTCCGCTCGGTACAGGTTATACTTGTCTTGGTCTAAGCTCTTATCTGAATGGAGGAATTTCAGAAGAAATTAAGTTTGGAAGTTGTTGTTATCTAATTTGTATTACCAAAATACTTAGAACAACATTTTTGCAGAAATTCATCAGAGACAACAATGTTTAAAGTATGTTTTCAAAACcagaaaatttaaaaactaatattgaaaatagaatttttaacaAAAACAGAAACAATATTGAAAAGAAGAACATCGAACTCACTAAATGCGCAATGTGTCCTAAAGAAATGATTCTCCTCAAGTACCCGAAGTTAATGGAATATATTCTTTCAGGATAAAACGATTTACTCACTGATGTATCGGTACCAAAAACAATAGTGTCAGCGAACCACTCAATGGGAGCAAAGTACACTAGATTTTTTTGTACAGAAGAATAGTGAAAAGTTTGAGGAATCACAGGTATTTATACTTAGAACAATAAAAGACAACAAAGTTTAAAGTATGTTTTCAAAACCAGAAAGTTTAAAAACTAGTATTGAAGATAGAAtctataacaaaaacaaaaacgaTATTGAAAAGAAGGAAAATCGAGCCCACTAAATACACAgcgtgtccttaaggaaattattcccctcaagtATCTGAGGTTAAAGGAATATATCCTCCCAAAACAGAATGATTTTACTTATCGGTGTATCGATACCAAAAACAATAGTGTCAGCGAATCACTCATCGGAAGCAAAGTACACTAAATTTATTTGTgcacaagaaaaagaaatagtAGTTCAGAAATTTTCGTAGTGAGAAGTATGAGGAATCACAGGTATTTATAGACACTGAAGCAGATCATATAAAACTTCATATAAAACTCGAAAAGAAAGTCCTGCCACCGTGCTTGCTTTGGTGACAACTTCAAGCACTGTTTCTAAAAATTTGCAACCTTCCAGAATGGCCTTCCAGAATAATTACTAATTAAGAAACGATTGTTAGTCATTTAATAAACGAcgtaaaatttaaataaatccaAAAAAGAAACTGAATCAGATCGTGCGGATCCGATTCAGAACAGGATCGTTCGGGATCATGCAGTTTTAACATTTGGGACTTGTTATCATGACATCCATCCCTCGTAATTGATCAAATATACCTGTAATAGAATGTTACTTTACAGGTGATACATCCACAGACAACTTGGGGAATGAGCAAGCATTATCACAAATTTCATCaacctttctctttttttttttatttcccgCTCGGTATTCAATACCCACATTGGAGTTTGATTAAATCCGGATTGACACCGAAAAGTCCCACATTGGGGGTAAAGTGACTCCACTACTATACTGGTTGGTCATCAGAATCTTTCAAGTGACTCAAGAGCTAAACACTCGGAGAATTGTGGGAACATAGTAAATATTTCCTCTATTTCTGCATTCAACAATTAAAAGTTATGTTATAGCAAATActgacttatatatatatatatatatatatatatatatatatatatatatatatgttttagtcACCTTTCAATGGCTCACTTAATTATGTGCGAGGAATTGTCCTATTGAGTAATGGAAAGCGGGCTAGTCCCCGAAAATACCCCGTCCGTAAGTTCTTTTATCGTTGGGCAAAAAAAAGAATGCTTATATGTCACCTGAATacacaatataatttttcgtcGGGGTTCGCCAACCCAGCTCCCACCCTTGTCTATCACATCAAATCCAGTCTCTGTATAGCATGACAAAAAAGGTTCCAacacttctttttctttttgttagaTAGTTTCATCACTGGATGTCAGTGTTGTCAAAaacacacttaaagcatgcttAATCCCCGTAGAGAGGTTCAAAACGTTTTGCTGCAAAACGGGCACTCCGGTATCGTCATCAATGAGCATAATCCTCTTTGATATTAAAcgattgatatttcactttatcgtaatcttttttcaattatttgttcatatatttgttattcATGCTTATAATTTTTAGTCTTGGACTACACAtatatattgtatttttttttcttcatcaaatctcatattttatgtgcgcttaaagccccaatgGGGACCTTAGAGCTTTTCTGCAATGGCATATTGTTGGATGAACGTTGGATGAACATAATTTACAAATGGGTTTGGTGAGGATAGTGTGACACAGACCTTATTCTTACAAGGTAGAGAAGCTATTTTCGATAGACCGCATCAGCTTCAGTAAAAACATTACAAAGTagttcaaaataaagaaaacaatgaGAGTGAAGAAGTCGAGACAAAATGCTAAAGAAAGCAGGGAAAAACATACTAATATGTTGCAGCTCCCTGTTGTTCTTCGAGAAGTCTGAAGTCTACAGCTTCTGCGTTTTGGTACTAATTGGCAGGAGAAACAGAAGATTTTATGACACCAGCATTTGAAAAGAAGTttttgagaagaaaaaaaaatagtttttgctcaaaattatttattttgaaaagctTGATAAAAATATACTTAACACTTTTAAAAGCTTGATCAAACACTAATTGTTGCTCAtaaatgtttttaaaatttattgaccAAACAAAAACTACTACATACCAGAAGTATTTTTTTAGAAAGCACTTTTGAAATACACACTTTTCAGAACAAGCTGATCTTAGAATATCAAACATAATGTGAAAAATCTTCTCAAAAGAAGGAACAAGGTAAATTCAATAACACAATTCAAATCCCCAAATATAGCAGCACCAATCCAATAACTAATTGgcataaaatttctaaaaaagaTACCAAGGCAATGTTACATGAACATGccaaaacataataaaacaaGATTACATATATGGTACATCAACATCTGCAACCATTGCAGATGTATTCCTTCTCTTCTATGAAAACATCCAACTTCAGCCGAGCCCTGGCATTAACGACATCTCTTGGGACCAGAAGGAATTTTTTCAAAGGAATATTTTCTGACCAGTTTGGGACACTCTCTGCAACAGATTCTAGTTTAAAAGAGCTCTCCCCATCTGTTAGTACAAGCTCGTATGCGAACCTTCTCTTCTGCATAGCTGGTCCAACACAGATAATGTTGATAGCACTTCCAACACGGTCACTAGCATGGTTGATGATGAAAAGTATACCTTCTGTCCTCATTTGTAGAACTTGGCAACATTGATCTTTTTCTATGTAAATTGGATGGACAGCATTGAAAAAAATGTGCTGGGCTGAAGAAAAATGTGCATGGCTAAAATGTGCATATACCTTTGTTGAGGTACCTATAAAGTCACAGGCAGGGGAAGGACACGAACAAGGCACATAGATGCATGCATTTTCATGGTCAGTTTTCTTACTATAACTCAGAATCTCCTTGCAACCATACCTTTTGTTCACGCATGAGACTTTCACAGATTCCagaaccttctccatagcccgACAACGGTTATATCCAATTGGCCAACAACACGATGGACACTTATTAGCAATCTTGATGCAGCAAGAGGCACATGCTATGTGCCCATTCTCACACTATATTTTTGTccagaaagaaaaaagaatatgtCAGAAAAGATGTTCATCGTAGGCAGTTTGAATGTTTGCAGATGACAGCTTACACCACTCTACCTGCTTATAAATTTCAAGGTTTCTTAAAGTACACAGCTTAAGAAGTAGGGAAAACGAAAACCGTGTTACATGGAAAGTGTAAACAAATTGCACTTAAAATTTCACTATTTAGCTCTTTGTATTAGCATTTGCTATAAACCTAGAGTCCTGGCTTTAATTTCTTGCTTGGTCCAAAAGGCTCATACATCCACTTTCACTTCACTACTTAGCCTTTCATATTAGCATTTGTCACATCCCCCTATAGTCGTGCTCTTCATTTCTTGCTTAGTTCAAAACGCTCAATAATTCATTTAAACAAGTTCATGCATTAAAATGTCCTATTTTGTTCCAATAACAACAAATTGATTACCAATAGCTATATTCTACCTTAGAGTAAAACCATAGTGGCTGTTCTGCAACTCTTAGATGAAAAAAGACAGAAATTAACCACTCTGGCAAGGAGAAGGACGTAGATCTTAGGATCTGAATCTCAGTTCTTTGTATGCCTTTAAATACAGTACCAAGATTAAATCTGAAGTTACTGTGAGCTAAAAATAAGAGTTCTAAAAAGAGGCCTAGGTACATAACTTCTATCACAATAGATCTCCAACAAAGGAATAGTATACAGTTAATAACTTTTATCATGAAAGATCTCTAACAAAGGAATAGTAAACAGTTAATACCTTCTATCACTGATAATACCCTAATCTTTTGTGGGGCAGAGACTCTCCAAGTTCTATATCTCAATCTAACTCTCATGATATTTGAAGATGTCTCTGGATTACATATTAACATGATGAAGAGCAAGATCTACCCTGTCAATGAAGTCTCAAATTTGAATACCCTGGTAGGAATTCTGGTACGTTACACATGCTCTTTCCCCTCTACTTGGGGTCTCCCTTTGGGTGCAAAATACAAAGCACTTGAGATACGAAATGGAGTGGTGGAGAAGGTGGAGAAGAGACTATCTATCTATGGGAGGAAGGCTAACCCTATCAATAGTGTACAGGACAGCATACCTACCTACACCATGTCCCTCATCCCAATGCCATATGAGGTGAAAGAGCAGCTGGATGATCTGAGAAGGGCATTCCTATGGGAAGGAAACCGAGAAGAGCATAAATTCCACCTTGTGAAGTGGGATAAAGTCATATTGCCGAAGGAACAGGAAGGTTTGGGTATCAGGGACCTTAGCAAACACAACAATAACCACAAGGGAAGAATCTATATCTCCAGATCATTTGCAAGAAAGAGAGCCTAATGACAAAGTAATTTAAACCAGATTAAATCGGGATGCGAAAAGAAGAACCCCGTTTTCAATGATTCTTATTTGTTCTAATCGGAAAGGGATTCAATTTTGTCTTTTAATACTCCATCATACACCAGTGCTTCCTCTAACTTGAATATTACGCCATTAAGACTATGACTTCACCAGAAGAAACAAAGACCTACACTAGCCAATTATTCTCCAATTTTGAATGAAATGTTATAACTTCAAAGTTCGAACCATATGAGATGGGATAAACACCTAAAGCAGTCATCCCTCTGTCAGCAATTCTCCCAATTATAACCCTTTAATAGATCCATACTTCCTATGCTACTTAATGATTTCTCTATTATTTGCTATGTTTGCTTTACTtctgtattttatttcttaaaactGCCTCCACAACCCCACCTGTTGGATTAACAAAAAAGGCAACTTTAACACCTCCTTTAGAGCAATAAACTATATGGGTCAGATTATAAATGCCAATATGAATTCCCTTCTATTCAAGGCAATCAAGAATTCTCCAAACACAAttaattcaagataaattattaTACTTCCTAATAGTAATGAATAGGGTAAAAAGAAGAAACCTGAAAGACAGGAACACAGAGATGTTCAAGGCAGATTGGGCAATCCAACACATCCGGATCCGATAACGTCACGGAAATTGACCCATTTCCTCTTGAACCCTCCAAATTCTGATCTGGGTCCTCAGCAGAAATGGACCTGTTCCCTCTTGAAACCTCAGAATCACGAATTCGCACTCTCCGATCACCACTCAGTCGGAAATTTCCCTCAGATTCCGATTCCGATTCCGATTCCCAATCCCcatcttcctcctcctcctcatcttcttcctcttccacCTCCGCCTCCTCTTCGTGCTCTTCCTCAACAACCCTTTCTTCAATTCCACCATGCCTTTCCCTTTctctttcttgttcttgttcttgttcaCGACGAACGGCGCTACAAGAGAAAGTGCCGGCTGTAGTTCTCCGTCTTTTGGGTACAGGTCTTCTTGTGGGGCTACTGGGTCCTTCATCGTTATCATCTTCTTCTCTTCCTAGGGAAAATCTCGCCATTTCtgctgcttcttcttcttcttcgctATGGTTCACTCTTATCATTGTCATAAAAAACGAGTTAACTCGGTTTTTGTAAATATTATTtccatatattattattattattatattatatatatagaaaaatatattttctctttACAAAAATTTGGTAACAAAATCGAATTTTGGGAAATGCTAtgagatttaaattttaaacgTTTTCTTGAAAATGTGTTTAACTATaagg
It contains:
- the LOC129895997 gene encoding putative E3 ubiquitin-protein ligase SINA-like 6, whose product is MTMIRVNHSEEEEEAAEMARFSLGREEDDNDEGPSSPTRRPVPKRRRTTAGTFSCSAVRREQEQEQERERERHGGIEERVVEEEHEEEAEVEEEEDEEEEEDGDWESESESESEGNFRLSGDRRVRIRDSEVSRGNRSISAEDPDQNLEGSRGNGSISVTLSDPDVLDCPICLEHLCVPVFQCENGHIACASCCIKIANKCPSCCWPIGYNRCRAMEKVLESVKVSCVNKRYGCKEILSYSKKTDHENACIYVPCSCPSPACDFIGTSTKVYAHFSHAHFSSAQHIFFNAVHPIYIEKDQCCQVLQMRTEGILFIINHASDRVGSAINIICVGPAMQKRRFAYELVLTDGESSFKLESVAESVPNWSENIPLKKFLLVPRDVVNARARLKLDVFIEEKEYICNGCRC